A region of Rhodanobacteraceae bacterium DNA encodes the following proteins:
- a CDS encoding response regulator, which translates to MKIIEAAEILAARILIVDDQPANVELLEQLLADSGYSEVSSTLDPSQVCQLHLARHFDLILLDLQMPEMDGFAVMDALKSGMNNDYLPVIVFTAQPGHKLRALQAGAKDFIAKPFDLIEARTRIRNMLEVRLLYRKIEQNNRHLEQVVAERTAELRQSEARYRSLTELASDWYWEQDDGGRFTRIYGPALELLGLNADQEAATAMPASEGWDEAQRDLLRAAIAARQPFLDFVFSRVRPDGTRQQYRVSGEPMFNADCRYVGYRGIGVEITTGDLQTVAR; encoded by the coding sequence ATGAAGATCATCGAAGCGGCCGAGATCCTCGCTGCCCGAATCCTGATCGTTGATGATCAACCGGCCAATGTCGAACTGCTGGAACAGCTGCTGGCCGACAGCGGCTACAGTGAGGTGAGCTCCACTCTGGATCCATCGCAGGTCTGCCAGCTGCATCTGGCCCGGCATTTCGATCTGATACTGCTTGATCTGCAGATGCCCGAGATGGATGGCTTTGCGGTGATGGACGCGCTGAAGTCCGGCATGAACAATGACTATCTGCCGGTGATCGTGTTCACGGCGCAGCCCGGGCACAAGTTGCGGGCGTTACAGGCCGGTGCCAAGGACTTCATCGCCAAGCCTTTCGATCTGATCGAGGCCCGGACTCGGATACGCAACATGTTGGAGGTGCGCTTGTTGTACCGGAAGATCGAGCAGAACAATCGACATCTGGAACAGGTGGTAGCCGAACGTACCGCCGAGCTGCGCCAGAGCGAAGCCCGCTATCGCAGCCTGACCGAGCTGGCATCCGACTGGTACTGGGAGCAAGATGACGGCGGCAGGTTCACCCGGATCTACGGCCCGGCACTGGAGTTGCTGGGGCTGAATGCCGATCAGGAAGCCGCGACCGCGATGCCTGCATCAGAAGGCTGGGACGAGGCGCAACGTGATCTGCTGCGAGCGGCCATCGCGGCGCGCCAGCCCTTTCTGGATTTCGTCTTCAGCCGGGTGCGCCCGGATGGTACGCGCCAGCAGTATCGAGTCAGTGGTGAGCCGATGTTCAACGCCGATTGCAGATACGTGGGTTACCGCGGCATTGGCGTCGAGATCACCACCGGCGACCTGCAGACGGTAGCCCGATGA
- a CDS encoding tetratricopeptide repeat protein has protein sequence MSLLAELKRRNVFRMAGLYLVGAWLVVQIAETLLPIFHTPDWVLQALVVLLAIGFLPALVFSWVFELTPDGLKRDSDVDPTRSVAPQTAQRMDRLILVGLVAAIAVVAADRYWPRENAAGPPTATTAPPTEQTDQTTTAAMATAADPAKPAVAATSGTQLVAVLPFRNRSARAEDAYFAEGVHDDLLTQLSKLGALKVISRTSMMHYADTTKTIPQIAAELGAAVVLEGAIQRAGDNVRVNVQLIDGVSDVHLWAENYDRKLTTETIFAIQADIAHAVASALQVVLSPEESSALRAGSTQNLQAYEAFLRGKLLSGASALSAERSRQAIAEFDRAIALDPDFAEAYARKAQVQLVTFWLAIGPRSLREDAHESVIAAQRLAPDSIDTLLAQAIEFYYAKLDYAAAEGTLQQILARVPEHAEAWEYRAYVARRDGRFDDSTTAFERSLAIDPQALDVINSLIENSLLARGDVQAAKAWLQRARDLGDVSRIREIWIHRWSGDTDGAWATIDGPLANFVTAPAEVAMESRDPERIAYALSPALWPEDQRSPGDFPETYALTKAESLLVMGQQAEADQLLAEIQARMAERSDPYPSRWLGNAYYQPCDLPGLMGDLEGVRAAEADYLRNAPRDVWGSRGVKRSLAVAFARAGDPARALDYLEEIAAVFGPHAWIWFSVAPGLDSIREQPRYLALEARYRQWAAGKGQ, from the coding sequence TTGAGCCTGCTCGCCGAACTCAAGCGCCGCAACGTCTTCCGCATGGCCGGGCTGTATCTGGTGGGAGCCTGGCTGGTCGTGCAGATCGCCGAGACGCTGCTGCCGATCTTCCACACGCCAGACTGGGTGCTGCAGGCGCTGGTGGTGTTGCTGGCCATTGGCTTCCTCCCGGCGCTGGTGTTCAGCTGGGTGTTCGAGCTGACCCCGGATGGCCTCAAGCGCGATTCGGACGTTGACCCCACGCGATCGGTTGCGCCGCAGACTGCCCAGCGTATGGATCGCCTGATTCTGGTCGGTCTGGTGGCTGCAATTGCCGTGGTCGCCGCGGATCGCTACTGGCCGCGCGAGAACGCAGCTGGGCCGCCAACGGCAACCACGGCACCGCCGACAGAACAGACCGATCAGACAACAACGGCAGCCATGGCGACGGCAGCGGATCCGGCCAAACCGGCCGTGGCCGCGACATCCGGCACCCAGCTGGTAGCCGTGCTGCCCTTCCGCAATCGCAGCGCGCGCGCTGAAGACGCCTATTTTGCCGAAGGCGTGCACGACGATCTGCTCACCCAGTTGTCGAAACTGGGCGCGCTGAAGGTGATCTCGCGCACCTCGATGATGCATTACGCCGATACCACCAAGACCATTCCGCAAATCGCCGCGGAACTGGGCGCGGCGGTGGTACTGGAAGGCGCCATACAGCGCGCTGGTGACAATGTGCGGGTCAACGTGCAGCTGATCGATGGCGTCAGCGATGTTCATCTGTGGGCCGAGAACTACGATCGCAAGCTCACCACCGAGACCATCTTCGCCATCCAGGCCGATATTGCCCATGCGGTGGCCAGTGCGCTGCAGGTGGTCCTGAGTCCGGAAGAATCCAGCGCCTTGCGGGCGGGCTCCACGCAAAACCTGCAAGCCTACGAGGCCTTTTTGCGCGGCAAACTGTTGTCAGGCGCCTCGGCGCTGTCTGCGGAACGCTCAAGACAGGCGATCGCCGAGTTCGATCGCGCCATTGCGCTTGATCCCGACTTCGCCGAGGCCTATGCCCGCAAGGCGCAGGTGCAACTGGTGACCTTCTGGCTGGCGATCGGGCCGCGTTCCTTGCGCGAGGATGCGCATGAGAGCGTGATTGCAGCGCAACGGCTGGCACCAGACTCGATCGACACACTGCTGGCGCAGGCCATCGAGTTCTATTACGCCAAGCTCGACTACGCGGCAGCCGAGGGCACACTGCAGCAAATACTGGCTCGCGTGCCCGAACATGCCGAGGCCTGGGAATATCGCGCCTACGTGGCCCGCCGCGACGGTCGCTTCGATGACTCCACAACGGCCTTTGAACGTTCCCTGGCCATTGATCCGCAGGCGCTGGATGTCATCAATTCGCTGATCGAGAATTCCCTGTTGGCACGCGGAGATGTTCAAGCTGCCAAAGCCTGGCTGCAGCGGGCCAGAGATCTGGGCGATGTCAGCCGGATTCGGGAAATCTGGATCCACCGCTGGAGCGGCGACACCGACGGTGCCTGGGCGACCATCGATGGGCCCCTGGCCAATTTCGTGACCGCGCCAGCCGAAGTGGCCATGGAAAGTCGCGATCCGGAACGCATCGCCTACGCGCTGTCACCGGCATTGTGGCCCGAGGACCAGCGCAGCCCGGGCGATTTTCCGGAGACTTACGCGCTGACGAAGGCCGAGTCCCTGCTGGTGATGGGGCAACAGGCTGAAGCGGATCAGCTGCTCGCCGAAATCCAGGCACGCATGGCAGAGCGCAGCGACCCCTATCCTTCGCGCTGGCTGGGCAATGCCTACTATCAGCCTTGCGACCTGCCGGGGCTGATGGGCGATCTCGAAGGCGTGCGCGCCGCCGAGGCCGACTACCTGCGCAACGCGCCACGCGATGTCTGGGGCTCGCGCGGCGTCAAGCGTTCGCTGGCCGTCGCCTTCGCCCGCGCCGGCGATCCCGCGCGCGCGCTCGACTATCTGGAAGAGATTGCTGCCGTTTTCGGACCGCATGCCTGGATCTGGTTCTCGGTCGCACCGGGGCTGGACTCGATCCGTGAGCAGCCGCGCTATCTGGCGCTGGAGGCGCGTTATCGGCAGTGGGCTGCGGGAAAAGGTCAGTGA
- a CDS encoding DUF3096 domain-containing protein — translation MNLNISIAPLLALVAGILILVQPRLLNYIVAIYLIVIGLLGLFGGSLNMH, via the coding sequence ATGAACCTCAACATCAGCATTGCCCCATTGCTGGCACTGGTCGCTGGCATCCTGATCCTGGTGCAGCCGCGCCTGCTGAACTACATCGTCGCGATCTACCTGATCGTGATCGGCCTGCTGGGCTTGTTCGGTGGCTCGCTGAACATGCATTGA
- a CDS encoding glycine zipper 2TM domain-containing protein, with translation MRTQLSTFTVAALLALSAVAFVSPADAGHRHPQERHDRDGRREICQECGTVRDISRISSGSRRSNTGAIVVGALIGGALGNQVGKGDGRKAATVAGAVAGGVVGNQVSRDKHRKTIYRISVRMDNGRVYSFDQGSSNHMRPGSRVVVQGGRVYPADQR, from the coding sequence ATGAGAACTCAACTCTCGACATTCACCGTCGCGGCGCTGCTGGCGCTTTCGGCAGTTGCTTTCGTCAGCCCTGCGGATGCCGGCCATCGACATCCACAGGAGCGCCATGACCGTGATGGTCGCCGCGAGATCTGCCAGGAATGTGGCACCGTGCGCGACATCTCCAGAATCAGCAGCGGATCACGCCGAAGCAACACGGGCGCCATCGTCGTTGGTGCCCTGATCGGCGGCGCGCTCGGCAACCAGGTCGGCAAGGGTGATGGCCGCAAGGCCGCCACGGTCGCCGGCGCGGTCGCCGGTGGTGTGGTCGGCAACCAGGTGTCGCGCGACAAGCATCGCAAGACCATCTACCGCATCAGCGTGCGCATGGACAACGGTCGCGTCTACAGCTTCGACCAGGGCAGTTCCAACCACATGCGCCCGGGTTCGCGGGTGGTGGTACAGGGTGGTCGGGTTTACCCGGCAGATCAGCGCTAG
- a CDS encoding response regulator, translating to MKAGALQQAILTSPSFSIIATDERGIIQLFNVGAERMLGYRANEVVNRCTPSDLHDPAEVRARADALSEELGTSILPGFQALAYKASRGIEDIYELTYICKDRSRFPAIVSITALRDDSGELIGYLLIGTDNSARKRAESQLKQAMAAAEAANQAKSDFLSGMSHELRTPLSAILGFAQLIESGTPEPTPGQRRSVDQILRAGWYLLELINEILDLSLVESGKLSLSMEPVSLAEVMLECQAMIEAQAQKRGVSVTFANLDEDFSVIADRTRIKQVLINLLSNAVKYNQAQGFVVVSWVMGGEGRVRISVRDSGPGLSARQQTQLFQPFNRLGQEASVEEGTGIGLVMTKRLVELMGGRIGVDSVEAAGSTFWVELDVSEGVQPCAAPADGPLLVRPSGEGRINTLLYVEDNPANLMLVEDLIERRPDICLLTARDGTRGIELARGAHPDVILMDINLPGISGIRALQMLIEDPLTTHIPVIALSASAMPSDIRRGLAAGFFRYLTKPIKVTEFMETLDLALLQAKKLSPHVAGAAQ from the coding sequence ATGAAGGCCGGCGCGCTGCAGCAGGCCATTCTGACCAGTCCCAGCTTTTCGATCATCGCCACCGACGAGCGCGGCATCATCCAGCTGTTCAATGTCGGTGCCGAACGCATGCTCGGCTATCGCGCCAATGAGGTGGTCAATCGGTGCACGCCCAGTGATCTGCACGACCCGGCCGAGGTTCGGGCGCGAGCCGATGCGCTCAGCGAGGAGTTGGGCACGAGCATCCTGCCCGGCTTTCAGGCGCTGGCCTACAAGGCCTCGCGCGGCATCGAAGACATCTACGAGCTGACCTACATCTGCAAGGACCGGAGCCGTTTTCCGGCCATCGTATCGATCACGGCCTTGCGCGATGACAGCGGCGAACTGATCGGCTATCTGCTGATCGGCACCGACAATTCAGCCCGCAAGAGAGCAGAGTCACAACTCAAGCAGGCCATGGCCGCCGCCGAAGCCGCCAATCAGGCCAAGTCTGATTTTCTGTCAGGCATGAGCCATGAACTGCGCACGCCACTCAGCGCCATCCTTGGGTTTGCCCAGCTGATCGAGTCCGGTACGCCCGAACCCACGCCAGGACAGCGACGCAGTGTGGACCAGATCCTGCGAGCGGGTTGGTATCTGCTGGAGTTGATCAACGAGATTCTCGATCTGTCGCTGGTCGAGTCCGGCAAGCTGTCCTTGTCGATGGAGCCGGTCTCGCTGGCGGAGGTCATGCTGGAATGCCAGGCCATGATCGAAGCGCAGGCGCAGAAGCGCGGCGTCAGCGTCACCTTCGCGAACCTGGATGAGGATTTCTCGGTCATCGCCGATCGCACGCGCATCAAGCAGGTGCTGATCAATCTGCTGTCCAATGCCGTGAAATACAATCAGGCCCAGGGCTTTGTCGTGGTCTCCTGGGTCATGGGCGGCGAAGGTCGGGTGCGCATCAGTGTGCGCGACAGCGGCCCGGGGCTGTCCGCCAGGCAGCAGACGCAGCTGTTCCAGCCCTTCAATCGCCTGGGGCAGGAAGCCAGTGTCGAGGAGGGCACCGGCATCGGTCTGGTGATGACCAAACGCCTGGTGGAACTGATGGGCGGCCGCATCGGCGTCGACTCCGTCGAAGCTGCCGGCAGCACCTTCTGGGTGGAGCTGGACGTCTCCGAGGGGGTTCAGCCCTGCGCCGCGCCAGCGGATGGTCCGCTGCTGGTGCGTCCTTCCGGCGAAGGGCGCATCAACACCCTGCTGTATGTGGAAGACAATCCGGCCAATCTGATGCTGGTCGAAGACCTGATCGAGCGCCGCCCCGACATTTGTCTGCTGACTGCGCGCGATGGCACCCGCGGCATCGAACTGGCGCGCGGTGCCCACCCCGATGTCATCCTGATGGACATCAATCTGCCCGGCATCAGCGGCATCAGGGCGCTGCAGATGCTGATCGAGGACCCGCTGACCACGCACATCCCGGTGATCGCCCTCAGCGCCAGTGCCATGCCCAGCGACATCCGGCGCGGCCTCGCTGCCGGATTCTTCCGCTATCTCACCAAGCCGATCAAGGTCACTGAATTCATGGAAACGCTGGATCTGGCATTGCTGCAGGCCAAGAAACTCTCGCCCCATGTCGCTGGCGCAGCGCAATGA
- a CDS encoding BON domain-containing protein, translating into MYQKLRTLTLAAAISVVLISFTSPVFADAAQDLTNARQESQISTSYALSPYLRAMDLGVTVDNGHATLTGKVAEDVNKDLAQQIALGVNGIKDVDNQIVVQADYDQPARSAERSFGDVVDDASITAAIKNKLLWSKHASGLTTDVDTTWGRVKLKGTAETVAARNAAGSLARNTQGVRSVDNQLVVEASNKPNTDTSAMQDVADAWITMKVKSTFGYSTNVDGSDIQVSTAGGVVTLRGTVDSGAEQALAIELAGNVRGVKSVVSAELKHSS; encoded by the coding sequence ATGTATCAGAAACTTCGTACCCTGACTCTAGCCGCGGCAATCTCTGTCGTCCTGATCTCGTTCACCAGCCCGGTCTTTGCCGACGCTGCCCAGGACCTGACCAACGCCCGCCAGGAATCGCAGATCTCGACCAGCTACGCCCTCAGTCCCTATCTGCGGGCGATGGACCTCGGGGTGACCGTGGACAACGGCCACGCCACGCTGACCGGCAAGGTCGCAGAGGACGTCAACAAGGATCTGGCCCAGCAGATCGCGCTCGGCGTCAACGGCATCAAGGACGTGGATAACCAGATTGTGGTCCAGGCCGATTACGACCAGCCAGCGCGCAGCGCAGAGCGCAGTTTCGGCGATGTGGTCGACGACGCCAGCATCACCGCAGCGATCAAGAACAAGCTGCTGTGGAGCAAGCACGCCAGCGGCCTGACTACCGACGTCGACACCACCTGGGGTCGGGTCAAGCTCAAGGGCACGGCAGAAACCGTGGCGGCCAGGAACGCTGCCGGCAGCCTGGCCCGCAATACCCAAGGCGTGCGCTCGGTTGACAACCAGCTGGTCGTCGAGGCCAGCAACAAGCCGAACACCGACACCAGCGCCATGCAGGACGTCGCCGACGCCTGGATCACGATGAAGGTGAAATCGACCTTTGGCTACTCGACCAACGTCGACGGCTCGGACATCCAGGTCAGCACCGCCGGCGGTGTGGTCACCCTGCGCGGTACCGTGGACAGCGGCGCCGAGCAGGCACTGGCCATCGAACTGGCCGGCAATGTGCGCGGCGTCAAGAGTGTCGTGTCAGCTGAGCTCAAGCACTCCAGCTGA
- a CDS encoding Crp/Fnr family transcriptional regulator, with protein MSVDHSPNQNHLLAALPTAEFERLAGRLELVFLPLGKMLYEPGSQMQHAYFPTTSIVSLHYVMATGASAEAAGVGNEGIVGISLFMGGDSTPSSAVVQTAGHAYRLDARSLKEEFNRYDVLQRLLLRYTQALITQIAQTAACNRHHLVEQQLSRWLLLTLDRSASAELVMTQELLGSMLGVRREGITEAAGHLQELGYIRYRRGHITVIDRAGLETRACECYFVVRKELHRLLSDVQYRQDTLPSPVTRDS; from the coding sequence ATGAGCGTCGACCACAGCCCCAACCAGAACCATCTGCTGGCGGCCCTGCCGACCGCCGAGTTCGAGCGCCTCGCAGGAAGACTGGAACTGGTGTTTCTGCCGCTGGGCAAGATGCTCTACGAGCCCGGCAGTCAGATGCAGCACGCGTACTTCCCGACGACCTCGATCGTGTCCCTGCACTACGTGATGGCCACTGGTGCGTCGGCCGAGGCTGCTGGGGTGGGCAACGAGGGCATCGTCGGCATTTCCCTGTTCATGGGCGGCGACAGTACGCCCAGTTCTGCCGTGGTCCAGACCGCCGGCCATGCCTACCGCCTGGACGCGCGTTCGCTCAAGGAAGAGTTCAATCGCTACGATGTGCTGCAGCGGCTGTTGCTGCGCTATACCCAGGCGCTGATCACCCAGATCGCCCAGACCGCCGCCTGCAACCGCCACCATCTGGTGGAACAGCAGCTCAGCCGCTGGCTGTTGCTGACGCTGGACCGTTCGGCTTCGGCGGAGTTGGTGATGACCCAGGAGCTGCTCGGCAGCATGCTCGGCGTGCGCCGCGAGGGCATCACCGAAGCCGCCGGCCATCTTCAGGAACTGGGCTACATCCGCTACCGCCGCGGGCATATCACGGTGATCGATCGCGCCGGCCTGGAAACCCGCGCCTGCGAGTGCTACTTCGTGGTGCGCAAGGAACTGCACCGATTGCTGTCCGATGTGCAGTACCGTCAGGACACGCTGCCTAGTCCGGTGACCAGGGACAGCTGA